TGAGGCTCGCAACCAAAGCTTTTAGCGAGGCCATGGAAGAAAAGTATGGTGATCCAAACGCCTTTGCCATAGCCCAGGCAACTGGATGTATGGAGGTAGTCTCAGCTGTGTTCCCATACACCGCTTGGAAGGTTCCATGGATCCATGTAGCCTTCGAAAATGCTGCTGCAGCTGCCTCTGGTATTGAGGCTGCATGGAAGAGGAAGGGAATCAAGGGCAAGATCTTGGCTATAGCCGGAGATGGTGGTACTGCAGATATTGGATTGCAGGCCTTGTCTGGAATGCTCGAGAGGGGACACAACGTAGTCTATCTCATGTACGATAACGAGGCTTACATGAACACTGGAATTCAGAGGTCTTCATCGACTCCCTACGGAGCATGGACAACAACTTCACCCCCAGGAAAGTATTCAATAGGTGAAGACAGGCCAAAGAAGTGGGTAGCCTTGATAGCTGCAGCCCACATGGTTCCATATGTTGCCACGGCAAGCATAGGAAATCCATTCGACTTCGTGAAGAAGGTCAAGAAGGCTGCAAAGGTCGATGGTCCAGCATTCATACAGGTTCACTGTACATGTCCAACTGGTTGGAGGACACCATTAGAGAAGGGAGTTGAGATAGCAAGGCTCGCAATTGAAACTGGAATGTGGCCACTGTTCGAGATAGAAAACGGAGACATTTGGAACATAAAGATCCAGCCTCCAGGAGGAGGGGCTAAGGTTTACAAGGAAGGTGGAAGGGTTGTCAGGATAGAGTTCAAGAAGCCCATTGAAGAGTATCTCAAATACCAGGGAAGATTCAAGCACCTCTTCAAGAGACCCGAAGCTATAGACGAGCTAAGGAACCAGATTAGGGCCATGTGGAAAGTCCTTGGAGTTGAGGCAATTCTTCCAAAGCCAGAGGAGTAAGTTTTTAACCCTTTTCCTTACCTTTTTTATGATGCGGGTTGCCATAATAACAAGTGATCCAAGGGTTTATTATATCGCTTCAAAAGTCCTAAAGGAAAATAAGATTCCCTTCTACAGCCTAAAATTGACGGATGAAATTCCTTTTGATGTTGAAGTCGTGCTAACATCTGAGAAGGACTATGAGAAGGTGAAGTTCCCAACAAAGATAATAGTTAGGGATGAAACGTTCATAGATGAATTATTGTTGAAACTTGAAGGCAAACCAAGGTTTAACAACGTTTTCATAGCCATTGATCCAGGAGAGAGACCAGGAGTCAGCGTCGTTGCAGACAATAGGGTTCTCGAGGTTTACCACCTTAAGAGTCCAAAGGATGTTGATGTGATAATCCAGCTTCTTGAAAAATATCCTGGTGCTAAGATAAAGATAGGACACGGAGCTAGGAGACATAGGGTATTGATGCTCAAGAGCCTTGCGAAAATTCTTGGAGAGGATTATCCAATAATAATTGTCAATGAGAAGGGTACAACCCCAAGGGTTGGGGGAGTTGAAGCCTGGGCAATTCAAGATATAGTTGCATCGATAAATATAGGGCTTAGAGAGGGAAGAGAGACCACCATAAGGGAATTAATCAAAGGGGACAAAGTTACTAAGGGGGAGATAGAAAATATTAAAGCAAGGAGTAGAATATTGAGTGGGGGTAAGATAACGATATCCTCTGAGTTGGCTAGAGAGGTTGCCCTCGGAAACCTCACGATTGAGGAGGCTATTGAAATTCAAAAAAGAAAGAGGGAGATGAAAAATGATACTTGGAAAGAGCGAGGATCAAAAGGGGGAAGTCAGGCTTAGGGTTGCTGAGGCCCTTAAAAGAGACGTTGGTAGGGGGATAGTTAGATTTGATAGGCGTTATCAGAGAATGATAGGTGTCGAACCCGGAGATATAGTGGAAATAGAGGGGGAGAGAATAACCGCCGCAATAGTTGCAAATCCACATCCTGATGATAGAGGACTCGATATAATCAGGATGGATGGTTACATAAGGAGAAACGCCGGAGTCACCATCGGAGATTACGTAACCGTTAGAAGAGCTCAAGTTAGGGAAGCAAAGAAGGTTGTCATCGCCCCAGCTCAAAAAGGAGTAATAGTCCAAATCCCTGGTGATGTCATAAAGAACAATCTACTTGGAAGACCTGTGGTAAAGGGAGACATAATAGTTGCAAGTGGAAGAAGTGAGCTTTACTACTCTGGAGGCACTCCATTTGATGAGTTCTTCAGAGGATTCTTCGAGGCAATGTCAGTAGGGTTTGGTGAGCTGAAGTTCGTTG
The window above is part of the Pyrococcus sp. NA2 genome. Proteins encoded here:
- the porB gene encoding pyruvate synthase subunit PorB — its product is MAARKPPITTREYWAPGHAACAGCGCATALRLATKAFSEAMEEKYGDPNAFAIAQATGCMEVVSAVFPYTAWKVPWIHVAFENAAAAASGIEAAWKRKGIKGKILAIAGDGGTADIGLQALSGMLERGHNVVYLMYDNEAYMNTGIQRSSSTPYGAWTTTSPPGKYSIGEDRPKKWVALIAAAHMVPYVATASIGNPFDFVKKVKKAAKVDGPAFIQVHCTCPTGWRTPLEKGVEIARLAIETGMWPLFEIENGDIWNIKIQPPGGGAKVYKEGGRVVRIEFKKPIEEYLKYQGRFKHLFKRPEAIDELRNQIRAMWKVLGVEAILPKPEE